A genomic window from Lotus japonicus ecotype B-129 chromosome 1, LjGifu_v1.2 includes:
- the LOC130732520 gene encoding glutaredoxin-C5-like, with amino-acid sequence MHFQTASWGSYMSPRTTAMVMSGGGDPLERVERLASESAVVIFSVSTCCMCHAIKRLFCGMGVNPTVHELDEDPRGKDMERALMRLLGTSSVVPVVFIGGKLVGTMDRVMACHINGTLVPLLKEAGALWL; translated from the coding sequence ATGCATTTCCAAACAGCATCATGGGGAAGCTACATGTCACCCCGGACCACCGCCATGGTGATGTCTGGCGGCGGTGACCCACTGGAGCGCGTGGAGCGTCTGGCATCAGAGAGCGCGGTGGTGATATTCAGCGTGAGCACGTGCTGCATGTGCCATGCCATCAAGAGGCTCTTCTGCGGAATGGGAGTGAATCCAACGGTCCACGAGCTCGACGAGGATCCAAGAGGAAAAGACATGGAGAGAGCATTGATGAGGCTTCTTGGCACCTCCTCCGTCGTCCCCGTCGTCTTCATCGGCGGCAAGCTCGTCGGAACCATGGACAGAGTCATGGCTTGCCACATCAATGGCACTCTGGTCCCTCTCCTCAAAGAAGCTGGTGCTCTCTGGCTCTGA